The genomic DNA GGCAAAACCACGGCCCATCAGCTCTACTTTCAGCTTCTTCCGTTCCAGATAAACCTTATTGACATCGGTAATCTCCAGTTCGCCGCGGGGCGAAGGCTTCAGGTTCACAGCGATATCAATCACATCATTATCATAAAAATATAGCCCGACGACGGCGTAGTTTGATTTGGGTTCAGCCGGTTTTTCCTCAAGAGACAGGGCATTACCCTTTTCATCAAAATCAACCACACCATATCTTTCCGGATCGGTCACGTAATATCCGAATACAGTGGCGCCTTCCTGCTGAGATGAGGCTTTTTTAACCATTTTCGCGAAGTCGTGGCCGTAGAAAAGATTGTCTCCCAGAACCAGGGCTACGGAATCATCCCCTACAAAATCTTTACCGATGATAAACGCTTCAGCCAGTCCGTTGGGAGCATCCTGAACTGCGTAGTGAAAGTTCATCCCCAACTGCCTACCGTCTCCCAGAAGCTCCTCAAATCTTGGAGTATCCTGTGGAGTGGAAATTATCAGCACATCCCTGATCCCCGCCAGCATAAGAGTCGACAGAGGATAATAGATCATCGGCTTGTCATAAATGGGCAGCAACTGTTTGCAGATCGATTTTGTCGCCGGATATAACCTCGTACCGGAACCGCCGGCCAGTATGATTCCCTTCATGATGTGCTCCTCATTTTTACGACTAGATTTGGGTCCCGACGCTTTCGAGTCCCCCAAAATATCTATTATTAATAAACAAGACTATTGAGCGAATAGCTGTAAGAATTTTCCACAGGCTGTTTCAACTCATTCTCAGCAAAAACTATATAGCTTTTTTCAGAAATTTCTTCTGTTTTTTCATAAGCAACCCGAAAGGGTATACCCAATTTATAACATTCATGTTCGACAATGAACTCAAGATCGCTGCTGCCGACAAGAACGACTTCATTATATCCGTCAGCTTTTGCTTCGCGGAGTATGCCATTTATGGCTTCACGGTACACGACGACATTCCGGATGGTCCGTTTGAAATATCTCCAGGACTTCTGCCCTATCTGCTCCAGACCTTTTGCCGTCAAGGCATATTGGATATTCCGGTTGTTGACCTTCTTAATCGTAATGAGTCCCTTCTCGGCAAATCTTTTCAGAATGGAATTGGTCATGCCGAGGGACAGACCGATTATGCGGGAGATATCGCGCTGGCTGATATCATCCTTGCCCTGTGAGATAAGTTCGAGAATTTTCAGTTCGTTTTCTGGGTTTTTCATTTATGGTTTTAATTTGGATAGACCTGGTCCATTGACAGGACTACGGAATAGATAGGAAAAACCGACGCGGCCGGAACCTGCTGACGGTATATTGTTCAATCTGTGAACAATCATATCGCATTTTCCAAAACACTTCCAGTTTTTTGTTCACTAAATGAACGATAAAAGATATATTTTATCCATGCATTATTTTGCCCTTCATATCAAAACAGGATCGGAAGAAAAGATCAGAAAAGCCATCGAAGAAGAACTGGGAGATGATCTGAAAGTTTTCTGTCCCATGAGGGAGCTGATGATCCGCAAAAAGGGGAAAACGACCAGACAGCTGAAACCGATGTTCGGCGGATATATTTTCGTGGAATCCGAGGAGATCAGTGCGGCGTCTCTGACAAAGCTCAAGAAAATTCCCGATTTTTTTCAGGTCCTGCCTTCCAACAAGGATATAAAACCCGTTCGTCAGGAAGATATGGAGTTCCTCCGGTCTCTTTTTACGGGCAATCAGATAGCTGCCCTCTCCAAAGCCAAATTCGATGAAAATGACCTTATTCAGATTATTTCGGGCCCTCTGAAAGGCAAGGAAGGCATGATCGTGAAGGTCGACCGACGGAAAGGACGGGCCAAGATCGTTATCAATGCTTTTGACAGAGAGCATTTCGTCGACCTGGGTTTTGAGGTGA from Spirochaeta isovalerica includes the following:
- the loaP gene encoding antiterminator LoaP, coding for MHYFALHIKTGSEEKIRKAIEEELGDDLKVFCPMRELMIRKKGKTTRQLKPMFGGYIFVESEEISAASLTKLKKIPDFFQVLPSNKDIKPVRQEDMEFLRSLFTGNQIAALSKAKFDENDLIQIISGPLKGKEGMIVKVDRRKGRAKIVINAFDREHFVDLGFEVMGEV
- a CDS encoding winged helix-turn-helix transcriptional regulator; amino-acid sequence: MKNPENELKILELISQGKDDISQRDISRIIGLSLGMTNSILKRFAEKGLITIKKVNNRNIQYALTAKGLEQIGQKSWRYFKRTIRNVVVYREAINGILREAKADGYNEVVLVGSSDLEFIVEHECYKLGIPFRVAYEKTEEISEKSYIVFAENELKQPVENSYSYSLNSLVY
- the rfbA gene encoding glucose-1-phosphate thymidylyltransferase RfbA, giving the protein MKGIILAGGSGTRLYPATKSICKQLLPIYDKPMIYYPLSTLMLAGIRDVLIISTPQDTPRFEELLGDGRQLGMNFHYAVQDAPNGLAEAFIIGKDFVGDDSVALVLGDNLFYGHDFAKMVKKASSQQEGATVFGYYVTDPERYGVVDFDEKGNALSLEEKPAEPKSNYAVVGLYFYDNDVIDIAVNLKPSPRGELEITDVNKVYLERKKLKVELMGRGFAWLDTGTHGSLLEASQYVEVLEARQGLKIACIEEIAYREGFISLGQLKVLADELKKSTYGEYLLKMIDREESHAFRV